In Streptantibioticus cattleyicolor NRRL 8057 = DSM 46488, a genomic segment contains:
- the msrB gene encoding peptide-methionine (R)-S-oxide reductase MsrB, with the protein MPYEVDKPEEQWRAELSPAEYRVLREAGTEPAFTGEYTDTRTTGVYECRACGAELFRSDTKFESHCGWPSFYDPKDSSAVELLEDRSYGMVRTEVRCARCGSHLGHVFSGEGYPTPTDQRYCINSISLRLVPDGD; encoded by the coding sequence ATGCCGTACGAGGTCGACAAGCCCGAGGAGCAGTGGCGCGCGGAGCTGAGCCCCGCCGAGTACCGCGTGCTGCGGGAGGCCGGCACCGAACCGGCCTTCACCGGCGAGTACACCGACACCAGGACGACCGGGGTCTACGAGTGCCGGGCCTGCGGGGCCGAACTGTTCCGCTCGGACACCAAGTTCGAGTCGCACTGCGGCTGGCCGTCCTTCTACGACCCCAAGGACTCCTCGGCGGTCGAGCTGCTGGAGGACCGCTCGTACGGCATGGTGCGCACCGAGGTGCGGTGCGCCCGCTGCGGTTCGCACCTGGGGCACGTCTTCTCCGGCGAGGGCTACCCCACCCCCACCGACCAGCGGTACTGCATCAACTCCATCTCGCTGCGGTTGGTACCGGACGGGGACTGA
- the murC gene encoding UDP-N-acetylmuramate--L-alanine ligase: protein MAAAVPAGMDRPHFIGIGGAGMSGIAKILAQRGAVVSGSDARESATAQALRALGATVHIGHAAGHLPADATAVVVSSAIRPENPELAAARERGVPVVHRSDALAALMTGTRPIAVAGTHGKTTTTSMLAVALTTLGLDPSYAIGGDLDAPGSNAHDGSGEIFVAEADESDRSFHKYAPEVAIVLNVELDHHANYASLAEIHDSFAAFADRIVPGGTLVISADHPGARELTARLAGRVRTVTYGEAADADVRVTAIVPHGLTSEVTVVLDGAELTFAVSVPGRHYALNAVAALAAGAALGVPAADLAPALASYTGVKRRLQLKGTAAGVQVIDSYAHHPTEMTADLEAIRGASGDGRVLVVFQPHLFSRTQQLAAEMGEALTLADASVVLAIYPAREDPIPGVTSALITEAAAARGADVTAADDKAAAVELITGMAKPGDLVLTMGAGDVTDLGPLILSRLSAVES, encoded by the coding sequence ATGGCAGCCGCCGTCCCCGCCGGAATGGACCGACCGCACTTCATCGGCATCGGCGGCGCCGGCATGTCGGGCATCGCCAAGATCCTGGCGCAGCGCGGCGCCGTGGTCTCCGGCAGTGACGCCCGCGAGTCGGCGACCGCGCAGGCGCTGCGGGCGCTCGGGGCCACCGTGCACATCGGCCACGCCGCCGGGCACCTGCCGGCCGACGCCACCGCCGTGGTGGTCTCCAGCGCGATCCGGCCGGAGAACCCGGAGCTCGCCGCGGCCCGGGAGCGCGGGGTGCCGGTGGTGCACCGCAGCGACGCGCTGGCCGCGCTGATGACGGGTACCCGGCCGATCGCGGTGGCCGGCACGCACGGGAAGACCACCACCACCTCGATGCTGGCGGTGGCGCTCACCACGCTGGGCCTCGACCCGTCGTACGCGATCGGCGGCGACCTGGACGCCCCGGGCTCCAACGCGCACGACGGCTCCGGGGAGATCTTCGTCGCCGAGGCCGACGAGAGCGACCGCAGCTTCCACAAGTACGCGCCCGAGGTGGCCATCGTGCTCAACGTGGAGCTGGACCACCACGCCAACTACGCCTCGCTGGCCGAGATCCACGACTCCTTCGCCGCCTTCGCCGACCGGATCGTGCCCGGCGGCACCCTGGTGATCTCCGCCGACCACCCCGGGGCCCGGGAGCTGACCGCCCGCCTGGCCGGCCGGGTGCGCACCGTGACCTACGGCGAGGCCGCCGACGCCGACGTACGGGTCACCGCGATCGTGCCGCACGGGCTGACCAGCGAGGTCACCGTGGTGCTCGACGGCGCCGAGCTGACCTTCGCGGTCTCGGTGCCGGGCCGCCACTACGCGCTCAACGCGGTGGCCGCGCTCGCCGCCGGAGCCGCGCTCGGGGTGCCCGCCGCCGACCTCGCCCCGGCGCTCGCCTCGTACACCGGGGTCAAGCGGCGCCTCCAGCTCAAGGGCACCGCCGCCGGGGTGCAGGTGATCGACTCCTACGCCCACCACCCCACCGAGATGACCGCCGACCTGGAGGCGATCCGCGGCGCGTCGGGCGACGGCCGAGTGCTGGTGGTCTTCCAGCCGCACCTGTTCAGCCGCACCCAGCAGCTCGCGGCCGAGATGGGCGAGGCGCTCACGCTCGCCGACGCCAGCGTGGTGCTCGCCATCTACCCGGCCCGCGAGGACCCGATCCCGGGGGTCACCAGCGCGCTGATCACCGAGGCCGCCGCCGCCCGGGGCGCCGACGTGACGGCCGCCGACGACAAGGCGGCGGCGGTGGAGCTGATCACCGGAATGGCCAAGCCCGGCGATCTCGTTCTCACCATGGGGGCGGGCGACGTGACCGACCTCGGTCCGCTGATCCTGTCCCGTCTGTCCGCCGTGGAGAGCTGA
- a CDS encoding response regulator yields the protein MIRVLIVDDHPVVRRGLRAMVDDLPELTAVGEAADGAAALALLESGAAEPDVVLMDLQMAGVPGVAATRRITALPDPPAVLILTTYSTDADILAAVEAGATGYLLKDAPPEEVAAAVRAAARGETVLAPPVAARLLGRVRDGRPALSPRETEILALLAEGLANRQISKRLFISEATVKTHLVHIYDKLGVDSRTGAIAAGLASGLIRPA from the coding sequence ATGATCCGGGTGCTGATCGTCGACGACCACCCGGTGGTGCGGCGCGGCCTGCGGGCCATGGTGGACGATCTGCCGGAGCTGACCGCGGTGGGCGAGGCGGCGGACGGCGCGGCGGCGCTGGCGCTGCTGGAGAGCGGGGCGGCCGAGCCCGACGTGGTGCTGATGGACCTCCAGATGGCCGGGGTGCCCGGGGTGGCGGCGACCCGGCGGATCACCGCGCTGCCGGATCCGCCGGCGGTGCTCATCCTGACCACGTACAGCACCGACGCCGACATCCTGGCCGCGGTGGAGGCCGGTGCCACCGGTTATCTGCTCAAGGACGCGCCGCCGGAGGAGGTGGCCGCCGCGGTGCGGGCCGCCGCGCGCGGCGAGACCGTCCTCGCCCCGCCGGTCGCCGCCCGGCTGCTGGGCCGGGTACGCGACGGCCGCCCGGCGCTCTCGCCCCGGGAGACCGAGATCCTCGCGCTGCTCGCCGAGGGGCTGGCCAACCGGCAGATCTCCAAGCGGCTCTTCATCAGCGAGGCCACCGTCAAGACCCACCTGGTGCACATCTACGACAAACTGGGCGTCGACAGCCGCACCGGGGCGATCGCGGCGGGACTGGCGAGCGGGCTGATCCGCCCGGCGTGA
- a CDS encoding sensor histidine kinase, protein MPQATALRWMRGALHGTFAVLLAVALGRAAAGSATPVVLAPGVLLGAVYAAGVRRDHRSPSRGRAWAWLAVVTALWAALLALDADFGYLAFPLFFLYLHLLPARWSLPCVAAATAVVVVTQSAGPGGLTAAKVIGPLAGAGVAVLTAYGYAALYRESRERQRLIDDLMTTRDELAAAQHEAGRLAERQRLAREIHDTLAQGLSSIVLLTRAAEGALPRDPDAAGGHIRQAGRTAAENLAEARRFVRALTPPDLQGASLPEALRRVAARHPGPARVEVRVDGEPYPLPVRAEVALVRLTQEALANVARHAGAGRATVTLGFLDGQVTLDVYDDGVGFDPGRGAGRDSFGLHGMRERIGELGGTLTVESAPGEGTAVAATLPVPGPVAAG, encoded by the coding sequence GTGCCGCAGGCGACCGCGCTGCGGTGGATGCGCGGCGCGCTGCACGGCACCTTCGCGGTGCTGCTCGCGGTGGCGCTGGGCCGGGCGGCGGCGGGCTCGGCCACCCCGGTGGTGCTGGCGCCCGGGGTGCTGCTGGGCGCGGTGTACGCGGCCGGGGTGCGCCGCGACCACCGTTCGCCGTCGCGCGGCCGGGCCTGGGCGTGGCTGGCCGTGGTCACCGCGTTGTGGGCGGCGCTGCTCGCGCTCGACGCGGACTTCGGCTATCTGGCCTTCCCGTTGTTCTTCCTCTACCTGCATCTGCTGCCGGCCCGCTGGTCGCTGCCGTGCGTTGCCGCGGCGACCGCGGTGGTGGTCGTCACCCAGTCCGCCGGCCCCGGCGGACTCACCGCCGCCAAGGTGATCGGCCCGCTGGCCGGGGCCGGGGTGGCGGTGCTGACCGCGTACGGGTACGCCGCGCTGTACCGGGAGAGCCGGGAGCGGCAGCGGCTCATCGACGACCTGATGACCACCCGGGACGAGCTGGCGGCGGCCCAGCACGAGGCGGGGCGGCTCGCGGAACGCCAGCGGCTCGCCCGGGAGATCCACGACACCCTGGCCCAGGGGCTCTCCAGCATCGTGCTGCTGACCCGGGCCGCCGAGGGGGCGCTGCCGCGCGACCCGGACGCGGCCGGCGGCCACATCCGGCAGGCCGGGCGCACCGCGGCGGAGAACCTGGCCGAGGCCCGCCGCTTCGTCCGGGCGCTCACCCCGCCCGACCTCCAGGGCGCCTCGCTGCCGGAGGCGCTGCGCCGGGTCGCGGCCCGCCACCCGGGCCCGGCGCGGGTGGAGGTACGGGTGGACGGCGAGCCGTATCCGCTGCCGGTCCGGGCCGAGGTGGCGCTGGTGCGGCTGACCCAGGAGGCGCTGGCCAACGTCGCCCGGCACGCCGGGGCCGGCCGCGCCACGGTCACCCTCGGCTTCCTGGACGGCCAGGTGACGCTGGACGTGTACGACGACGGGGTGGGCTTCGACCCCGGTCGGGGCGCGGGGCGGGACTCGTTCGGGCTGCACGGCATGCGGGAGCGCATCGGCGAGCTGGGCGGCACGCTGACGGTGGAGTCGGCCCCCGGTGAGGGGACCGCGGTGGCGGCCACGCTGCCGGTGCCGGGGCCGGTGGCCGCCGGATGA
- a CDS encoding ABC transporter permease yields MFVALRDIRFARGRFALMGVVVALITTLVVFLYGLTGGLARAATSAVSALPADVIVFGAPGGAAPQVSFSGSSVGAAQQAAWRKVPGVRAVRPLGLAMTRLTGDGRTGSVGVLGGGPPLLPAARTGAAPHDGQVLLGASAARRFRAAPGDTVTLGTRRLTVSGVGPDLSYAHADAVWTTPATWRQVTGARQPTVLAVTGHPAAGSATPDGTVAAGRAEALAGVDGYAAEHGSLQLVQGFLFAVSALVTGAFFTVWTVQRAPAIALLKAVGASSGYLVRDALAQALAVLAAGAALGAGAGALGGALAGRTVPFAVGAGTVAVPVAVMIGLGLAGSALAVRRITSVDPLTALGAGR; encoded by the coding sequence TTGTTCGTCGCACTTCGTGACATCCGGTTCGCCCGTGGGCGGTTCGCGCTCATGGGCGTGGTGGTCGCGCTCATCACCACGCTGGTGGTCTTCCTGTACGGGCTCACCGGAGGGCTGGCCCGCGCCGCCACCTCGGCGGTGAGCGCGCTGCCGGCCGATGTGATCGTCTTCGGCGCCCCCGGCGGGGCGGCGCCGCAGGTCTCGTTCAGCGGCAGCAGCGTCGGCGCGGCGCAGCAGGCGGCGTGGCGGAAGGTGCCGGGCGTGCGGGCGGTGCGCCCGCTGGGGCTGGCGATGACCCGGCTGACCGGCGATGGACGCACCGGCTCGGTCGGGGTCCTCGGCGGCGGTCCGCCCCTGCTGCCGGCCGCGCGCACCGGAGCCGCGCCGCACGACGGGCAGGTGCTCCTCGGCGCCTCGGCGGCGCGCCGGTTCCGGGCCGCCCCCGGGGACACCGTCACCCTCGGCACCCGGCGGCTGACCGTCTCCGGGGTGGGCCCCGACCTCTCCTACGCCCACGCCGACGCGGTGTGGACCACCCCGGCCACCTGGCGCCAGGTCACCGGGGCGCGGCAGCCGACCGTGCTCGCGGTCACCGGGCACCCGGCCGCCGGTTCCGCCACGCCGGACGGCACCGTCGCCGCCGGCCGCGCGGAGGCGCTCGCCGGGGTCGACGGGTACGCGGCCGAACACGGCAGCCTCCAGCTCGTGCAGGGCTTCCTCTTCGCGGTGAGCGCCCTGGTCACCGGGGCGTTCTTCACCGTGTGGACGGTCCAACGGGCGCCCGCCATCGCCCTGTTGAAGGCGGTCGGCGCGAGCAGCGGCTATCTGGTCCGGGACGCGCTGGCGCAGGCGCTGGCGGTGCTGGCGGCCGGGGCGGCGCTGGGCGCGGGCGCCGGGGCGCTCGGCGGGGCGCTGGCCGGGCGGACGGTGCCGTTCGCGGTGGGCGCCGGGACGGTGGCGGTGCCGGTCGCGGTGATGATCGGGCTGGGGCTGGCCGGCTCCGCGCTGGCGGTGCGCCGGATCACCTCGGTCGACCCGCTGACCGCGCTGGGGGCCGGCCGATGA
- a CDS encoding ABC transporter ATP-binding protein, translating into MTATNASAPLRLAGVRLTYPDGERRLTALDGVSLTVDAGELVAVAGPSGSGKSSLLAVAATLLTPDAGQVTVAGRETGRLRPAERAALRREHIGIVFQQANLLPALTAVEQLLVVEHLRGRRPRAARERAEELLDSVGLDAAKRARRPHQLSGGERQRVNIARALFTGPSVLLVDEPTSALDRERGAHVMELLAEVTAVHRTATVLVTHDTGLLERAGRVVWMRDGRLDGQRSGGGRTAP; encoded by the coding sequence ATGACCGCGACGAACGCTTCCGCCCCGCTGCGGCTGGCCGGGGTGCGGCTGACCTACCCGGACGGCGAGCGCCGGCTGACCGCGCTGGACGGGGTGTCGCTGACCGTGGACGCCGGTGAACTGGTGGCGGTCGCCGGGCCGTCCGGTTCGGGCAAGTCGAGCCTGCTGGCGGTCGCCGCCACGCTGCTGACGCCGGACGCCGGGCAGGTGACGGTGGCCGGCCGGGAGACCGGCCGGCTGCGCCCCGCCGAGCGCGCCGCGCTGCGCCGCGAGCACATCGGGATCGTCTTCCAACAGGCCAATCTGCTCCCGGCGTTGACCGCGGTCGAGCAACTGCTGGTGGTGGAGCACCTGCGCGGCCGGCGCCCGCGGGCCGCCCGGGAACGGGCCGAGGAACTGCTGGACTCGGTCGGCCTGGACGCCGCAAAGCGGGCCCGCCGGCCGCATCAGCTCTCCGGCGGCGAACGCCAGCGCGTCAACATCGCCCGCGCGCTGTTCACCGGCCCGTCGGTGCTGCTGGTGGACGAGCCGACCTCGGCGCTGGACCGCGAACGCGGCGCGCACGTCATGGAGTTGCTCGCCGAGGTGACCGCCGTCCACCGCACCGCCACCGTCCTGGTCACCCATGACACCGGGCTGCTGGAACGGGCCGGGCGGGTGGTGTGGATGCGCGACGGCCGCCTCGACGGGCAACGGAGCGGCGGCGGGCGGACGGCGCCGTGA
- a CDS encoding pyrimidine reductase family protein — protein sequence MHRLFPAPTTGSAADETLATLDGLADAYAYPEPAPDRPAWLRANMVSSLDGAAWHDGRSQPLSSEADMRVFGVLRGLADAVVVGAETVRQEGYRPARVREAFAARRAALGQPPAPTIVVVSAALELDFTLPLFTGPVVPTVVLTGTGADPERVRAAEASGARVLRAGEGTRVDPAEAVRVLAGHGMTRLLTEGGPRLLGQFAAAGVLDELCLTVAPLLTAGTAPRIANGPLIAEPDRFRPVSVLEEQGFLFTRYVRVR from the coding sequence ATGCACCGCTTGTTCCCTGCCCCGACCACCGGGTCGGCCGCCGATGAGACCCTCGCCACGCTGGACGGGCTGGCCGACGCCTACGCCTACCCCGAGCCGGCCCCGGACCGCCCGGCCTGGCTGCGGGCGAACATGGTGTCCTCGCTGGACGGCGCGGCCTGGCACGACGGCCGGTCCCAGCCGCTCTCCTCCGAGGCCGACATGCGGGTCTTCGGCGTGCTGCGCGGGCTCGCGGACGCCGTCGTGGTGGGTGCGGAAACGGTACGCCAGGAGGGGTACCGGCCGGCCCGGGTGCGGGAGGCGTTCGCCGCCCGGCGGGCCGCCCTCGGGCAGCCGCCGGCCCCGACGATCGTGGTGGTCAGCGCCGCGCTGGAGCTGGACTTCACGCTTCCGCTGTTCACCGGGCCGGTGGTGCCCACCGTGGTGCTCACCGGCACCGGCGCCGATCCGGAGCGGGTGCGGGCCGCCGAGGCGTCGGGCGCCCGGGTGCTGCGGGCCGGCGAGGGCACCCGGGTCGATCCGGCGGAGGCGGTGCGGGTACTCGCCGGGCACGGGATGACCCGGCTGCTGACCGAGGGCGGCCCCCGGCTGCTCGGCCAGTTCGCCGCGGCCGGGGTGCTGGACGAGCTGTGCCTGACCGTGGCGCCGCTGCTCACCGCGGGCACCGCGCCCCGGATCGCCAACGGTCCGCTGATCGCCGAGCCGGACCGCTTCCGCCCCGTCTCGGTCCTGGAGGAGCAGGGGTTCCTGTTCACCCGGTACGTACGCGTCCGCTGA
- the zapE gene encoding cell division protein ZapE, with translation MGAVSSAASASRSDAHPIADAPVSLCAREPHVPADRLVAEMVPPPRFDSVRFENYHPDPGQPSQAEAVRVLSGFAAGLGDEGTARRRRWFKREAPAPAGPSGIYLDGGYGVGKTHLLASLWHATPAPAERKAFGTFVELTNLVGALGFQQAVTALSGHRLLCIDEFELDDPGDTVLVSTLLGKLADAGVRLAATSNTLPGKLGEGRFAAADFMREIQGLSARFRSLRIDGEDYRHRGLPAAPPPFTDEQVTERAHATPGASLDDFGALLGHLARVHPSRYGALCEGVDAVFLRQVAPVADQATALRLVVLADRLYDREVPVMASGVPFDAIFSEEMLNGGYRKKYFRAISRLTALARDAA, from the coding sequence TTGGGGGCTGTGTCCTCTGCCGCCTCAGCCTCCCGCTCCGACGCGCATCCGATAGCCGACGCGCCCGTGTCGCTGTGCGCGCGCGAACCGCACGTGCCCGCCGACCGGCTGGTCGCCGAAATGGTGCCGCCGCCGCGTTTCGACTCCGTACGGTTCGAGAACTACCACCCCGACCCCGGGCAGCCCAGCCAGGCCGAGGCGGTACGGGTGCTCAGCGGCTTCGCCGCCGGCCTCGGCGACGAGGGCACCGCGCGCCGGCGCCGCTGGTTCAAGCGCGAGGCGCCGGCCCCCGCCGGGCCCAGCGGGATCTACCTGGACGGCGGCTACGGGGTGGGCAAGACGCACCTGCTCGCCTCGTTGTGGCACGCCACCCCGGCCCCCGCCGAGCGCAAGGCGTTCGGCACCTTCGTGGAGCTGACCAACCTGGTCGGCGCCCTCGGTTTCCAGCAGGCGGTCACCGCGCTCAGCGGCCACCGGCTGCTGTGCATCGACGAGTTCGAGCTGGACGACCCGGGCGACACCGTGCTCGTCTCCACGCTGCTGGGCAAGCTGGCCGACGCCGGCGTCCGGCTCGCCGCGACCTCCAACACCCTGCCCGGCAAGCTCGGCGAGGGGCGCTTCGCCGCCGCCGACTTCATGCGGGAGATCCAGGGGCTCTCGGCCCGCTTCCGCAGCCTGCGCATCGACGGCGAGGACTACCGCCACCGCGGGCTGCCCGCCGCGCCGCCGCCCTTCACCGACGAGCAGGTCACCGAGCGCGCGCACGCCACGCCGGGCGCCTCGCTGGACGACTTCGGGGCGCTCCTCGGCCACCTCGCCCGGGTCCACCCCAGCCGTTACGGGGCGCTGTGCGAGGGCGTCGACGCGGTCTTCCTGCGCCAGGTGGCCCCGGTCGCCGACCAGGCCACCGCGCTGCGCCTGGTGGTGCTCGCCGACCGGCTCTACGACCGCGAGGTGCCGGTGATGGCCTCCGGCGTGCCGTTCGACGCGATATTCAGCGAGGAGATGCTGAACGGCGGCTACCGCAAGAAGTACTTCCGCGCGATATCCCGGCTGACCGCCCTCGCCCGCGACGCTGCCTGA
- the treZ gene encoding malto-oligosyltrehalose trehalohydrolase encodes MYEVWAPDAGRVAVRVAGTDHPMDPDPRRPGWWRCATAPYRDGTRYAFVLDGGEPLPDPRSRRQPDGPEGASAVVDHDRFAWSTPWHGRPLPGAVLYELHVGTFTEEGTFDAAAARLDHLVALGVTHVALMPVCPFPGRHGWGYEGVCLWAVHEPYGGPDGLKRLVDAAHAHGLGVVLDVVHNHLGPSGNHLPRFGPYFTDTHHTPWGAAVNLDAPGSDEVRDFLIGSALAWLRDYRLDGLRLDAVHALVDTRAEHFLAELSAAVDRLAAATGRPLFLIAESDLNDPRTTAPRQAGGLGLHAQWSDDFHHAVHAAVTGESQGYYADFARAPMAALAKTLTRVWLHDGTYSSFRGRRHGRPVPSDVPAHRFLGYAQTHDQIGNRALGDRLTVRQLTVAAALVLTAPFTPMLFMGEEWGAATPWQFFTDHTDPELAAAVRDGRRREFAGHGWSAEEIPDPQDPATRLRSCLDWSQPHREPHAGLLRWYRELIALRATEPELTDPDLTAVEAVHDEEARWILLRRGSLRTAVNLSDSPRTLPVTGHHVLVASAKLPPGTDRLVLPPWSAAVVREP; translated from the coding sequence GTGTACGAGGTGTGGGCGCCGGACGCCGGGCGGGTGGCGGTGCGGGTGGCGGGCACCGACCACCCGATGGACCCCGATCCGCGCCGCCCGGGCTGGTGGCGGTGTGCCACCGCGCCGTACCGGGACGGCACGCGGTACGCGTTCGTGCTGGACGGCGGTGAGCCGCTGCCCGACCCGCGCTCCAGGCGCCAGCCGGACGGCCCGGAGGGGGCGAGCGCGGTGGTGGACCACGACCGGTTCGCCTGGTCCACGCCGTGGCACGGCCGCCCGCTGCCGGGGGCCGTCCTCTACGAGCTGCACGTGGGCACCTTCACCGAGGAGGGCACCTTCGACGCGGCGGCGGCCCGGCTGGACCACCTCGTGGCCCTGGGGGTCACCCATGTGGCCCTGATGCCGGTCTGCCCGTTCCCGGGCCGGCACGGCTGGGGGTACGAGGGCGTGTGCCTGTGGGCGGTGCACGAGCCGTACGGGGGGCCGGACGGCCTGAAGCGGTTGGTGGACGCGGCGCACGCGCACGGGCTCGGCGTGGTGCTGGACGTGGTCCACAACCACCTGGGCCCCTCCGGCAACCATCTGCCGCGCTTCGGCCCGTACTTCACCGACACCCACCACACGCCGTGGGGCGCCGCGGTCAACCTGGACGCGCCCGGCTCCGACGAGGTGCGGGACTTCCTGATCGGCAGCGCGCTGGCGTGGCTGCGCGACTACCGGCTCGACGGGCTGCGGCTGGACGCGGTGCACGCGCTGGTGGACACCCGGGCCGAGCACTTCCTGGCCGAGCTATCCGCCGCGGTGGACCGGCTGGCCGCCGCCACCGGGCGCCCGCTGTTCCTGATCGCCGAGTCCGACCTCAACGACCCGCGCACCACGGCCCCGCGGCAGGCCGGGGGGCTGGGGTTGCACGCGCAGTGGAGCGACGACTTCCACCACGCGGTGCACGCCGCGGTGACCGGGGAGTCGCAGGGCTACTACGCCGACTTCGCCCGCGCCCCGATGGCGGCGCTGGCCAAGACGCTCACCCGGGTGTGGCTGCACGACGGCACGTACTCCTCGTTCCGGGGCCGCCGGCACGGCCGCCCGGTGCCGTCCGACGTCCCCGCCCACCGTTTCCTGGGGTACGCCCAGACCCACGACCAGATAGGCAACCGGGCCCTCGGCGATCGCCTGACGGTGCGTCAGTTGACGGTGGCGGCGGCCCTGGTGCTCACCGCGCCGTTCACGCCGATGCTCTTCATGGGCGAGGAGTGGGGGGCCGCCACGCCCTGGCAGTTCTTCACCGACCACACCGATCCCGAGCTGGCCGCGGCGGTACGGGACGGGCGCCGCCGGGAGTTCGCCGGGCACGGCTGGTCCGCCGAGGAGATACCCGATCCGCAGGACCCCGCGACCCGGCTGCGGTCCTGCCTGGACTGGTCGCAGCCGCACCGTGAACCCCACGCCGGGCTGCTGCGCTGGTACCGCGAGCTGATCGCGCTGCGCGCCACCGAACCCGAGCTGACCGACCCCGATCTGACCGCCGTCGAGGCCGTCCACGACGAGGAGGCCCGCTGGATCCTGCTGCGCCGCGGCTCCCTGCGCACCGCCGTCAACCTCTCCGACTCCCCCCGTACCCTCCCCGTGACCGGCCACCACGTCCTGGTCGCCTCCGCGAAGCTCCCACCCGGCACGGACCGCCTGGTCCTCCCCCCGTGGTCCGCCGCGGTGGTCCGGGAGCCGTGA
- a CDS encoding ABC transporter substrate-binding protein — MSAANGPGPTWDPPRRWWQRPWRVAALVVAVVLVAAGVYWVVRPSVGCGVSGVEKHGPDHECVGVTDGSYAFSPDLAHLSDLVRQENERVAKGGGDSWVSVVYLASMVPGEGGTTTTDSIRHELEGAYTAQWVANNTHTHGDAPKIRLLLAHSGGSDDARAFTLRRIEERIGPDHIVAVAGLGTSTSATRATIKELIGHDLATFGSVLTSNDLTGLQGLARVVPANSDEAAAAATYLRSSHPGAKVLLVQDRRSDDLYTRTLADSFRASYPPGDLVSQPMVYDSSKSDVATYFTQAMANVCLEKPQVIFYAGRGVDLPKFLSPLAGRQCADQPLTVLSGDDASLVERSAGIDEVKDALRLGNIRLVYTGLAHPEAWTKRPQSFNSTAIAPFQSGGRFPAAFPHEPLDDGQAITGYDAVLTAVTAIRYAAQGPSGPNRVRGQDVIQMLPALTGVKAVSGASGLISLDPDGNPVNKAIPIVELNKDGSVHTVAVSSRNGTPPDARPQGG, encoded by the coding sequence ATGAGCGCAGCGAACGGGCCCGGGCCCACCTGGGATCCGCCGCGCCGCTGGTGGCAGCGCCCGTGGCGGGTGGCGGCGCTGGTGGTGGCCGTGGTGCTGGTGGCGGCCGGGGTGTACTGGGTCGTCCGGCCGTCGGTCGGGTGCGGGGTGAGCGGGGTGGAGAAGCACGGCCCGGACCACGAGTGCGTGGGGGTCACCGACGGCTCGTACGCCTTCTCGCCGGACCTGGCCCATCTGTCGGACCTGGTCCGGCAGGAGAACGAGCGGGTCGCCAAGGGCGGCGGCGACTCGTGGGTGAGCGTGGTCTACCTGGCCTCCATGGTGCCCGGGGAGGGCGGCACCACGACGACCGACTCCATCCGGCACGAGCTGGAGGGGGCCTACACCGCCCAGTGGGTAGCCAACAACACCCACACCCACGGGGACGCGCCCAAGATCCGGCTGCTGCTGGCCCACTCCGGCGGCTCCGACGACGCCCGGGCGTTCACCCTGCGCCGCATCGAGGAGCGCATCGGCCCGGACCACATCGTGGCCGTGGCGGGGCTGGGCACCAGCACGTCGGCCACCAGGGCCACCATCAAGGAGCTGATCGGCCACGACCTGGCCACCTTCGGCTCAGTGCTCACCTCCAACGACCTGACCGGGCTGCAGGGGCTGGCCCGGGTGGTCCCGGCCAACTCCGACGAGGCCGCCGCGGCGGCGACGTACCTGCGCTCCTCGCATCCGGGGGCCAAGGTGCTGCTGGTGCAGGACCGCCGCTCGGACGACCTGTACACCCGCACCCTGGCCGACTCCTTCCGGGCCAGCTACCCGCCCGGTGACCTGGTCTCGCAGCCGATGGTCTACGACTCCTCCAAGTCGGACGTGGCCACCTACTTCACCCAGGCGATGGCCAACGTGTGCCTGGAGAAGCCGCAGGTGATCTTCTACGCCGGGCGCGGGGTGGACCTGCCGAAGTTCCTGTCGCCGCTGGCCGGACGGCAGTGCGCCGACCAGCCGCTGACCGTGCTCTCCGGGGACGACGCCTCACTGGTGGAGCGGTCGGCCGGGATCGACGAGGTCAAGGACGCGCTGCGGCTGGGGAACATCCGGCTGGTCTACACCGGGCTCGCCCACCCCGAGGCGTGGACCAAGCGCCCGCAGAGCTTCAACAGCACCGCGATCGCCCCGTTCCAGTCCGGCGGGCGCTTCCCGGCCGCGTTCCCGCACGAACCGCTCGACGACGGCCAGGCGATCACCGGGTACGACGCCGTGCTCACCGCGGTGACCGCGATCCGCTACGCCGCCCAGGGCCCCTCCGGCCCCAACCGGGTCAGGGGCCAGGACGTCATCCAGATGCTGCCGGCGCTGACCGGCGTGAAGGCCGTCTCCGGCGCCAGCGGGCTGATATCCCTCGACCCGGACGGCAACCCGGTGAACAAGGCGATCCCCATCGTCGAGTTGAACAAGGACGGCTCGGTGCATACGGTCGCGGTGTCGTCACGCAACGGGACCCCGCCGGACGCCCGGCCGCAGGGAGGCTGA